Proteins co-encoded in one Acinetobacter lwoffii genomic window:
- a CDS encoding sensor histidine kinase, protein MELKLLEVGQNTEQLSSCRISLILGVYTSNNLLDTFCKIARKVLNVKTSIIGFHTEPYIWYSCPRGFRALHAPQEVNLPAYLQQSDVIDQTHPAYTELSNYVKDLGVAHQRLVAFNLKSSSGVSFGQVIFFDDQTELFDQDDIATIKQFAESLVIRIQLNQEHTELKELYEQQCAQNFSKTKFFQIIAHDLRAPFHGLLGFSEVLAQERDTLDESSIQSIADYLYDNAQSTYNLLESLLTWAMAEGGRFVYHPINYELKQSSKIVCSVLKSLALNKKIELVDNIPEDIKVHADINMITSVLQNLVSNALKFTPVNQGGKVILAAEMEGEQVKITIQDTGLGMTEEQMQNLFKPTLGVSVRGTAEEKGVGLGLVLCKRFIDLNHGQIAVDSKEGRGTTFTVHLPMVTNDHQALVLEDVHAEQS, encoded by the coding sequence ATGGAACTAAAACTGCTAGAGGTCGGTCAGAATACGGAGCAATTAAGCTCGTGCCGTATATCTCTCATTTTAGGTGTCTATACCTCCAACAACCTATTAGACACCTTTTGTAAGATCGCCCGTAAAGTTTTAAACGTTAAAACCAGTATTATCGGCTTCCACACGGAACCCTATATCTGGTACAGCTGTCCACGCGGTTTTCGGGCCTTGCACGCCCCACAGGAAGTGAATCTGCCTGCGTATCTGCAACAGTCAGATGTCATTGACCAGACGCATCCTGCTTATACAGAATTGTCAAATTATGTGAAAGATCTCGGTGTAGCGCATCAGAGATTAGTCGCCTTTAATTTAAAATCCAGTAGCGGTGTGTCTTTTGGACAGGTCATTTTCTTTGATGATCAGACCGAACTGTTTGATCAGGACGATATTGCCACTATTAAACAATTTGCTGAAAGTTTAGTGATTCGAATTCAGCTCAATCAAGAACATACTGAACTGAAAGAATTATACGAGCAGCAATGCGCACAAAATTTCAGTAAAACTAAATTTTTCCAGATTATTGCGCATGATCTGCGTGCACCGTTTCACGGCTTGCTCGGCTTTTCCGAAGTACTAGCGCAGGAACGTGACACACTGGATGAATCCAGTATTCAGAGCATCGCGGATTATTTATATGATAATGCACAATCGACCTATAACCTGCTGGAAAGCCTTTTGACTTGGGCGATGGCAGAGGGTGGACGCTTTGTTTATCATCCGATCAATTATGAATTGAAACAGTCCAGTAAAATTGTCTGCAGTGTACTGAAAAGTTTGGCCTTAAATAAAAAGATCGAACTGGTCGATAATATCCCTGAAGACATCAAGGTACATGCGGATATCAACATGATTACCTCTGTCTTGCAAAACCTGGTGTCGAATGCGCTTAAATTTACCCCGGTGAATCAAGGCGGTAAAGTGATTTTAGCTGCAGAGATGGAAGGCGAGCAGGTCAAGATTACGATTCAGGATACTGGCCTGGGCATGACCGAAGAACAGATGCAGAATCTGTTTAAACCGACTTTGGGTGTGAGTGTCAGAGGCACAGCTGAAGAGAAAGGGGTAGGTTTGGGTCTGGTACTCTGCAAGCGCTTTATTGACCTGAACCATGGTCAAATTGCTGTAGATTCCAAAGAGGGCCGTGGTACGACCTTTACTGTGCATTTGCCGATGGTTACCAATGATCATCAGGCGCTAGTGCTTGAAGATGTACATGCCGAGCAATCTTAA
- the yjgA gene encoding ribosome biogenesis factor YjgA, with amino-acid sequence MARRPNSLTEEDFDSLEGRASKTEQKKAVQRMAALGAQLAELSAKQIKNLPVDERLIDALLDVQAISSHEARRRQFSRIGKLLRNENETVILSYLTPKQGLKKTAQLQRWVDRIVKDGDPAINEFTKTYNATERHTLRQHYLRVHRDLKNQAPEEEVNASKLKLFNYVQQVALISDN; translated from the coding sequence GTGGCACGTCGACCGAACAGTTTAACTGAAGAAGATTTTGATTCTTTAGAGGGACGCGCAAGTAAGACCGAACAGAAAAAAGCAGTCCAGCGTATGGCTGCTTTAGGTGCGCAGCTTGCAGAGCTGAGCGCTAAACAAATTAAAAACCTACCCGTAGATGAGCGTTTGATTGACGCCTTACTTGATGTGCAGGCAATTAGTTCGCATGAAGCACGTCGTCGTCAATTTTCACGGATTGGTAAATTATTACGCAATGAAAATGAAACAGTGATTTTGTCTTATTTAACACCCAAACAAGGTCTTAAAAAGACAGCCCAATTACAGCGTTGGGTGGATCGAATTGTCAAAGATGGAGATCCAGCCATCAATGAATTTACCAAAACCTATAATGCGACAGAGCGTCATACCTTACGTCAACATTATCTTCGGGTACACCGTGATTTAAAGAATCAAGCACCTGAAGAAGAAGTGAATGCTTCTAAATTAAAGCTGTTTAACTATGTACAGCAAGTGGCGTTGATTTCTGACAATTAA
- a CDS encoding HPr family phosphocarrier protein, with protein MIDTTVDVINKLGLHARASGKLIEVTTKFRSSIQIGKADKLVDAKNIMSLLMLGAGKGTTLRLVIEGADEEKALSEIQALFAAKFYEAD; from the coding sequence ATGATTGATACGACAGTTGACGTAATTAATAAACTGGGTTTACATGCACGCGCATCTGGTAAACTGATAGAAGTTACCACCAAATTTCGTTCCAGTATCCAGATTGGCAAGGCTGACAAATTGGTAGATGCCAAAAATATCATGTCATTGCTCATGCTTGGTGCAGGCAAGGGAACAACTTTACGCTTAGTGATTGAAGGAGCAGATGAGGAAAAAGCCTTATCTGAAATTCAGGCACTATTTGCAGCAAAATTTTATGAGGCAGATTAA
- the rapZ gene encoding RNase adapter RapZ, with translation MKRILIVTGQSGSGKSSALQVLEDLGYYCIDNLPLALLPEIVAKLDSENNLEQLALGVDVRSTRADLQEFDHVFEQLQQHGSVDIIYLTTQDQELIARFSASRRPHPLASRFKSLNQCIQEEKILLMPIQLRSTVHIDTTDKSVHDLKHTLLSKLGQADNLILILQSFGYKHGIPLDADYVFDVRHLPNPHWELELRKFSGLDQPVQAFLQKSDQVEDMFNDLYHFLDKWLPTFAEGHRHYMTVSIGCTGGQHRSVYIVDRLKKALEAKWSIQVLHREMKHWS, from the coding sequence ATGAAGCGCATTTTAATTGTCACAGGACAATCTGGTTCGGGTAAATCATCTGCATTACAGGTGCTTGAAGATCTGGGTTATTACTGTATTGATAATTTGCCTTTGGCATTGCTTCCCGAAATCGTGGCCAAACTGGACAGTGAAAATAATCTGGAACAGTTGGCGCTGGGCGTCGATGTGCGCAGTACCCGGGCAGATTTACAAGAATTTGATCATGTATTTGAGCAGCTGCAACAGCATGGTTCGGTCGATATTATCTATCTGACCACGCAGGATCAGGAGCTGATTGCCCGCTTTAGTGCTTCGCGTCGGCCGCATCCTCTGGCGTCACGCTTTAAAAGTCTGAATCAATGCATTCAGGAAGAAAAAATCCTGTTGATGCCGATTCAGTTGCGTTCTACAGTTCATATCGATACTACCGATAAAAGCGTACATGACCTGAAACATACCTTATTGTCCAAGCTCGGACAGGCCGATAACCTGATCCTGATTCTGCAATCCTTTGGTTATAAGCATGGCATTCCACTGGATGCCGATTATGTCTTTGATGTCCGGCATTTGCCAAATCCGCATTGGGAACTGGAACTGCGCAAATTTTCAGGGCTAGATCAGCCGGTGCAGGCGTTTTTACAAAAGAGCGATCAGGTCGAGGACATGTTCAATGATCTGTATCATTTTCTGGACAAGTGGTTGCCGACCTTTGCCGAAGGGCATCGTCATTATATGACCGTGTCGATAGGTTGTACCGGTGGTCAGCATCGTTCTGTTTATATTGTGGATAGACTAAAAAAAGCCCTTGAGGCAAAATGGTCTATTCAAGTCCTCCATCGAGAAATGAAGCACTGGTCATGA
- the panC gene encoding pantoate--beta-alanine ligase — protein sequence MKTETTIQGLAASLNPARTSRKIIGFVPTMGNLHQGHLNLVREARKLCDVVVVSIFVNPIQFGPNEDFDSYPRTLEQDQQLLAEVGCDIVFAPTVEQMYGKKPRLTNISVSDITNDLCGLQRPGHFDGVAVVVTKLFNIVQPNYAFFGQKDYQQLAVIRQFVQDLNIPLEVIGVPIARAEDGLALSSRNGYLSEEHRAIAPVIYRSLQWAEQQLHAGVELETVLAEIRQTLTDAGFVVDYVEARTPELQKIHTFNQDLVLFIAAKLGNTRLIDNLQVKYTAG from the coding sequence ATGAAAACAGAAACCACCATTCAGGGCTTAGCGGCATCATTAAATCCGGCGCGTACCAGTCGCAAGATTATCGGTTTTGTACCGACCATGGGCAATCTGCATCAGGGACATTTAAATCTGGTGCGTGAAGCACGTAAGTTGTGTGATGTGGTGGTGGTCAGTATCTTTGTCAATCCGATTCAGTTTGGGCCCAATGAAGATTTTGACAGCTATCCGCGCACGCTTGAACAGGATCAACAACTATTGGCTGAAGTTGGTTGTGACATCGTGTTTGCGCCGACGGTTGAGCAAATGTATGGCAAAAAACCGCGTCTGACCAATATCAGTGTCTCTGACATTACCAATGATTTATGCGGTTTGCAGCGTCCCGGCCATTTTGATGGTGTGGCGGTGGTGGTCACTAAATTGTTTAATATCGTACAGCCGAATTACGCCTTCTTTGGCCAGAAAGATTATCAGCAATTGGCGGTGATTCGTCAGTTTGTACAAGACCTGAATATTCCACTGGAAGTGATTGGTGTACCGATTGCCCGTGCAGAAGATGGCCTGGCTTTAAGTTCGCGCAATGGTTATTTAAGCGAAGAGCATCGTGCAATCGCACCGGTCATTTATCGAAGCTTGCAATGGGCTGAACAGCAATTACATGCAGGTGTGGAACTGGAAACGGTATTGGCAGAGATTCGCCAGACTTTAACCGATGCCGGGTTTGTGGTGGATTATGTTGAAGCCCGCACTCCAGAATTACAAAAAATTCATACGTTTAATCAAGATCTTGTGTTATTTATAGCTGCAAAGCTGGGGAATACACGTCTGATCGATAACCTGCAGGTTAAATACACTGCCGGCTAA
- the panB gene encoding 3-methyl-2-oxobutanoate hydroxymethyltransferase, translating to MVSLSDLRRFKADGRKFSCLTCYDASMAKAMEIAEVDSILIGDSLGMSIQGRDSTLPVTVADMAYHTAAVRRGNQHAFIMTDLPFMSYATLNDALQSSKTVMQAGAQMVKMEGGAWLAETVQVLTRNGIPVCVHLGLTPQSVHVFGGYKLQARTREAADQLIADCKAVVEAGAALLLLECVPAQLGQEITELFPQIPVIGIGAGAATDGQVLVVQDMLGLTFGHTAKFVRNFMQEQSGATAILDAFKAYHAAVLDGSFPAPEQTFQVEL from the coding sequence ATGGTCAGTCTGAGTGATTTAAGACGCTTTAAAGCAGATGGACGCAAATTTTCATGTCTGACTTGCTATGATGCCAGTATGGCCAAAGCCATGGAAATTGCCGAAGTGGACAGCATTTTAATTGGCGATTCTCTGGGAATGTCAATTCAGGGGCGTGATTCGACTTTGCCGGTCACGGTTGCAGATATGGCCTATCATACGGCTGCGGTACGCCGTGGTAACCAGCATGCCTTTATCATGACTGACTTGCCATTTATGAGCTATGCTACCTTGAATGATGCCTTGCAAAGTTCGAAAACCGTGATGCAGGCTGGCGCGCAAATGGTCAAGATGGAAGGCGGTGCATGGTTGGCAGAAACCGTGCAAGTGCTGACCCGTAACGGTATTCCGGTGTGTGTGCATTTGGGTCTTACTCCGCAGTCGGTACATGTCTTTGGCGGTTATAAACTGCAAGCCCGTACCCGTGAAGCGGCCGATCAGCTCATTGCGGACTGTAAGGCAGTGGTCGAGGCGGGTGCTGCACTATTGCTACTTGAATGCGTACCAGCACAGCTTGGCCAGGAAATCACCGAACTGTTTCCGCAGATTCCGGTCATTGGCATTGGTGCAGGTGCAGCTACAGATGGTCAGGTATTGGTGGTTCAGGACATGCTCGGTTTGACTTTTGGACATACCGCAAAATTTGTACGTAATTTTATGCAAGAACAATCGGGTGCGACAGCCATTCTGGATGCTTTTAAAGCCTACCATGCTGCAGTTTTAGATGGATCTTTCCCGGCACCAGAACAAACTTTTCAGGTTGAATTGTAA
- the folK gene encoding 2-amino-4-hydroxy-6-hydroxymethyldihydropteridine diphosphokinase: MIVTYIGLGSNLGDSRQILAEAVQKLATLGQVKTSHLYQSPPMGPQDQPNYLNAVVQLNTDLAALSLLDRLQAFEHDAGRVRLRHWGERTLDLDLLLYGNEQIQNERLTVPHVGVLERDFVLLPLLDIDPEIQVHGHRLKDLDIVTQSTLAVLDDSNWANI, encoded by the coding sequence ATGATCGTGACGTATATTGGCCTGGGCAGTAACCTGGGTGATTCACGCCAGATTCTGGCAGAAGCTGTACAGAAACTGGCGACCTTGGGGCAGGTGAAAACTTCGCATCTGTATCAAAGTCCACCGATGGGACCACAGGATCAGCCAAACTATCTGAATGCAGTGGTGCAGTTAAATACCGATCTGGCCGCTTTAAGCTTGCTAGATCGTCTGCAAGCCTTTGAGCACGACGCCGGTCGGGTACGTTTACGTCATTGGGGCGAACGTACGCTGGATCTGGACTTGCTGCTCTACGGCAATGAGCAGATTCAAAATGAACGCTTAACTGTGCCGCATGTTGGTGTATTAGAACGTGATTTTGTCCTGCTTCCACTTCTGGATATTGATCCTGAAATACAGGTTCATGGACACAGATTAAAAGACCTAGACATCGTCACACAGTCGACCCTCGCGGTACTCGATGACAGCAACTGGGCAAATATTTAA
- the pcnB gene encoding polynucleotide adenylyltransferase PcnB produces MQTLRASKCGLSTAQLPSYILDVIDALNKAGYEAYIVGGGVRDLMLGLNPKDFDAVTNATPAQVKEVFGRRCRIIGRRFELAHVYSGRELVEVATFRAPPKKAVTSAAGMILRDNNWGSIEQDFARRDFSINAMYYQPRKGIVLDFCNAVDDIHSKTLRLLGDPTLRFEEDPVRMLRTLRFAAKLNFNIDEAILDVFTPEMTQLLRDVSPHRLYDESQKLFTMGHLNRVLPMLIDFGIWQQLFADIKPEITPFMERAAKNTDQRISIGKTINPAFFYAVLLWQPFLERCEFYLNKGVVAAEARAQAGLDVLKRQATRTIIPRFAETFIREVWEMQTRLLNPKPQQIEALSSHARFRAGFDFLLLREKSGDATAQGMGSWWDAYQQMSGDEKERAISQYNRQRAKSRRKASQEEHLEQKLTQQQDLTEIEPLVNEPEPRNRRVRKAKFEDKVKPLSHVAASASGEIGADHPIMKRKRVKRDLSQVVFGPTQ; encoded by the coding sequence TTGCAAACTTTGCGCGCGTCAAAATGTGGTTTATCAACCGCTCAATTACCTTCTTATATTCTCGATGTGATTGATGCCTTAAACAAGGCAGGCTATGAAGCTTATATCGTGGGTGGTGGTGTTCGAGATCTGATGTTAGGTTTGAATCCTAAAGATTTCGATGCAGTTACCAATGCAACCCCGGCTCAGGTCAAGGAAGTTTTCGGACGACGTTGTCGAATTATCGGACGACGTTTCGAACTGGCGCATGTCTATTCAGGGCGGGAACTGGTTGAAGTGGCAACCTTCCGTGCACCACCAAAAAAAGCAGTGACCTCGGCCGCGGGAATGATTCTGCGTGATAACAACTGGGGCAGCATCGAGCAGGATTTTGCCCGTCGTGATTTCTCCATCAATGCAATGTATTACCAGCCACGTAAAGGCATTGTGCTGGATTTCTGCAATGCAGTGGATGATATCCATAGCAAAACCTTACGCTTACTCGGTGATCCGACTTTAAGATTTGAAGAAGATCCAGTGCGGATGCTGCGAACCCTACGTTTTGCCGCCAAGCTGAACTTTAATATTGATGAAGCGATTCTGGATGTCTTTACGCCGGAAATGACCCAGTTGCTGCGTGATGTTTCTCCACATCGACTTTATGATGAATCACAGAAACTGTTTACCATGGGACACCTGAATCGTGTCTTGCCAATGCTGATCGATTTTGGGATCTGGCAGCAGTTATTTGCAGATATCAAGCCTGAAATTACGCCATTTATGGAACGCGCTGCGAAAAATACCGATCAGCGTATTTCTATCGGCAAGACCATCAACCCGGCCTTTTTCTATGCGGTATTGTTGTGGCAGCCATTCCTCGAGCGTTGTGAATTCTATCTAAATAAAGGCGTGGTAGCCGCCGAAGCTCGTGCCCAAGCTGGTCTGGACGTGTTAAAACGTCAGGCGACTCGTACCATTATTCCACGTTTTGCGGAAACCTTTATTCGTGAAGTTTGGGAAATGCAGACCCGTTTGCTGAACCCAAAACCACAGCAAATCGAGGCCTTGTCCAGCCATGCGCGTTTCCGTGCCGGCTTTGACTTTTTGCTGCTGCGTGAAAAATCAGGCGATGCAACTGCACAAGGCATGGGCAGCTGGTGGGATGCTTACCAGCAAATGAGCGGTGACGAGAAAGAACGGGCCATTAGCCAGTATAACCGTCAGCGTGCCAAGAGCCGTCGCAAGGCGAGTCAAGAAGAACATCTGGAACAGAAATTGACCCAGCAGCAAGATCTCACCGAGATCGAACCGTTGGTAAATGAACCTGAACCACGCAATCGTCGAGTGCGCAAAGCCAAGTTTGAAGACAAGGTGAAACCTCTGTCGCATGTAGCAGCCAGTGCCAGCGGTGAAATTGGCGCAGATCATCCGATTATGAAACGTAAGCGGGTGAAACGTGATCTGAGTCAGGTGGTATTTGGGCCAACACAATGA
- a CDS encoding ComEA family DNA-binding protein, with amino-acid sequence MNKQQHRTSPAWINLLLGLWLGYIAIGTAHATATDYMEWKTRQQQHDARLKQQNASTKADHYLAKPALSVQATGDRISLNSANIEQLQQLHGVGQKKAQAIVEYRQKNGKFKSIEDIQLVKGIGPALFAKNKARLAL; translated from the coding sequence ATGAACAAACAACAACATCGAACAAGTCCGGCGTGGATTAATCTTCTTCTGGGTTTATGGCTAGGCTATATTGCTATTGGAACTGCACATGCAACTGCGACCGATTATATGGAATGGAAGACCAGACAACAGCAACATGATGCGCGGCTCAAACAACAGAATGCATCGACTAAAGCAGATCACTATCTGGCAAAACCGGCACTTTCGGTACAAGCGACAGGTGATAGAATTAGTTTAAATAGTGCAAATATTGAACAATTGCAACAGTTGCATGGTGTGGGACAAAAGAAAGCCCAAGCCATTGTCGAGTACCGGCAGAAAAATGGGAAATTTAAAAGCATTGAAGATATTCAGCTGGTCAAAGGCATTGGGCCGGCATTATTTGCCAAAAACAAGGCCAGACTCGCGTTGTGA
- the mazG gene encoding nucleoside triphosphate pyrophosphohydrolase gives MEQLLQVMRELREKCPWDQQQTPESLTKYAIEEAYEVEAAVRSGKVDDVRDELGDLLLQVVFQSQMYSEQGAFDFQDVVQAITDKLIRRHPHVFQAEQFAKLSPEDVSQLWQEIKQQEKQGKPRSRLDEVKHAPALVQADEIQKNVAKIGFDFPDVTGAYDKVEEELAELKEALASQNSDEIQEEFGDCLFSLVNVGRKLGISSEMALLGTIHKFRTRFALMEHQAEKQQLNIDRLSLAELDQLWEQAKLELKQRAAHEQTTTSNKSGVD, from the coding sequence ATGGAACAACTACTCCAGGTCATGCGCGAATTACGTGAAAAATGTCCATGGGATCAGCAACAGACCCCCGAATCTCTGACCAAATATGCCATTGAGGAAGCTTACGAAGTCGAAGCAGCAGTCCGCTCTGGAAAAGTCGATGATGTCCGCGATGAGCTGGGTGATTTGCTGTTACAGGTGGTGTTCCAGTCGCAGATGTACAGTGAGCAGGGCGCTTTCGATTTTCAGGATGTGGTGCAGGCCATTACCGATAAACTGATTCGCCGTCATCCGCATGTATTTCAAGCTGAACAGTTTGCAAAATTGAGCCCGGAAGATGTCTCTCAGCTCTGGCAAGAAATTAAACAGCAAGAAAAGCAGGGCAAGCCACGTTCCCGTTTAGATGAGGTCAAGCATGCACCGGCCTTGGTACAGGCAGATGAAATCCAGAAAAATGTTGCAAAAATCGGCTTTGATTTTCCCGATGTCACTGGGGCATATGACAAAGTAGAAGAAGAGCTGGCCGAGTTAAAAGAAGCTTTGGCAAGCCAGAATTCCGATGAAATACAGGAAGAATTTGGTGACTGCTTATTTTCTCTGGTCAATGTTGGCCGTAAACTTGGAATCTCGAGTGAAATGGCATTATTAGGCACGATCCATAAGTTTCGTACTCGATTTGCCTTGATGGAACATCAGGCGGAAAAACAACAACTCAATATAGACCGCTTGTCACTGGCTGAATTGGATCAGCTCTGGGAACAGGCCAAATTAGAATTAAAACAAAGAGCGGCGCATGAACAAACAACAACATCGAACAAGTCCGGCGTGGATTAA
- a CDS encoding SDR family oxidoreductase, protein MHSILISGAAQGIGAATAQLFYQHGYKVGIYDVQVEQAEQLAQQLGEHAKAGFLDVTDYASWETALAEFSAWAGEINILVNNAGVLYSGPFEETDIMAHHRTLDINVKGVMNGCHAAFPYLKESSFARIINLSSASAIYGQADLSSYSTSKFAVRGLTESLDIEWQPYGIRVLDVMPLFVSTAMVKDMQSESIKKMGVHLKAEDVARDILKLAQLKDSIWQATHHPVGFKSQFLFHLSRMSPQFVNRLSNLIISRK, encoded by the coding sequence ATGCACAGTATATTGATTAGTGGGGCAGCACAAGGAATTGGGGCAGCAACCGCCCAGCTATTTTACCAGCACGGCTATAAGGTGGGCATTTATGATGTTCAGGTGGAGCAGGCAGAACAGCTGGCCCAGCAACTGGGCGAACATGCCAAAGCCGGTTTTCTGGATGTAACTGACTACGCTTCCTGGGAAACAGCTTTAGCCGAATTTTCAGCTTGGGCAGGTGAAATCAATATTCTGGTGAATAATGCCGGAGTCTTATATTCAGGCCCTTTTGAAGAAACTGATATTATGGCGCATCATCGGACTCTGGATATTAATGTTAAAGGAGTCATGAACGGCTGTCATGCCGCTTTCCCTTATTTAAAAGAATCTTCATTTGCCCGCATCATCAATCTATCTTCAGCTTCGGCGATTTATGGCCAAGCCGATTTAAGCAGTTATTCCACCAGCAAGTTTGCAGTGCGTGGCCTGACTGAAAGTCTGGATATTGAGTGGCAACCCTATGGGATTCGAGTCTTGGATGTTATGCCGCTTTTCGTCAGTACCGCCATGGTCAAAGATATGCAGTCAGAAAGTATTAAAAAAATGGGCGTGCATTTAAAAGCAGAAGATGTTGCACGAGATATTCTGAAACTGGCACAGCTCAAAGATTCAATATGGCAGGCAACGCATCATCCGGTCGGATTCAAAAGCCAGTTTTTATTTCATTTATCGCGGATGAGTCCACAATTTGTGAATCGGCTGAGTAATCTGATCATTTCTAGAAAATAA
- a CDS encoding 4'-phosphopantetheinyl transferase family protein, with protein sequence MARLIQIHLHQLSDLTCHSLSDRKTQVAERKREVACLRNQLLSQSFELPVSDQQVVRTNFGKPYLNDYPDFSFNHSHSQNFYALATSKQVQNLGIDIEELNRKVRFEALAQHAFHPEELKYWKMLAYDPEYWFKVWTTKEAVLKASGLGIRINLNELNTNLHPEQNGGRCEHPEIGVYAYQNYTLTGCMLTVAWQSEDSCKGLRFPVIQIHHTV encoded by the coding sequence GTGGCTCGGCTGATTCAAATTCATCTGCATCAACTTTCTGATCTGACTTGTCATTCGTTGTCAGACCGCAAAACCCAGGTTGCCGAACGGAAACGCGAAGTGGCGTGTTTGCGTAATCAGCTTTTATCCCAATCTTTTGAATTGCCAGTTAGCGATCAACAGGTGGTGCGGACGAATTTCGGCAAGCCTTATTTAAATGACTATCCGGATTTCAGTTTTAATCATAGTCATAGTCAAAATTTCTACGCCTTGGCCACGAGCAAGCAAGTTCAGAATTTAGGAATTGATATTGAAGAACTGAATCGTAAAGTCCGTTTTGAAGCCTTGGCACAACATGCCTTTCATCCCGAAGAATTAAAATATTGGAAAATGCTGGCTTATGATCCCGAATACTGGTTTAAAGTCTGGACCACCAAAGAGGCGGTGTTAAAGGCATCAGGCTTGGGAATCCGGATCAACCTGAATGAACTGAATACTAATCTTCATCCTGAGCAAAATGGCGGGCGCTGCGAACACCCAGAGATTGGCGTCTATGCCTATCAAAATTATACGCTTACTGGCTGCATGCTCACCGTGGCCTGGCAAAGTGAGGATTCCTGCAAGGGATTGAGATTTCCTGTGATCCAGATTCATCACACTGTCTAA